The Coregonus clupeaformis isolate EN_2021a unplaced genomic scaffold, ASM2061545v1 scaf0377, whole genome shotgun sequence nucleotide sequence gttcgatcgtgttcaagtccgggctctggctgggccactcaaggacattctgagacttgtcccgaagccactcctgcgttgacttggctgtgtgcttagggtcgttgtcctgttagaaggtgaaccttcaccccagtctgaggtcctgagcgctctggagcaggttttcatcaaggatctctctgtactttgctccgttcatctttccctcgatcctgactagtctcccagtccctgcagctgaaaaacatccccacagcatgatgctgccaccagcatgcttcaccgtagggatggtgccaggtttcctccagacgtgacgcttggcattcaggccaaagagttcaatcttggtttcatcaaaccagagaatctttaggtgccttttgacaaactccaagcgggctatcatgtgacttttactgaggagtggcttccgtctgtgtcacgatcgttgtaagaagcggaccaaggcgcagcgtgataggcgtacatcttttaatgagtactttacaccaacaacaaaacaacaaaacgatacgtgaagtctaaaggttcaccaacacaaacctatacagatcaagatcccaccaataactagtgccaacaggctgcctaagtatggttcccaatcagagacaacgagaatcagctgcctctgattgggaaccaccctggccaacatagaaaacactaactagaacacaacatagaaactcacacatagaaaatccacaccctggctcaacatataagagtccccagagccagggcgtgacagtacccccccaaaggcgcggactgcgaccgcgccaaccaaacccaacaggggaggggccgggtgggcattccgcctcggaggcggatccggctccgggcgtgaccaccactctctcgctacccccccgtagcgcccctggtctggtctggccccgctggccggagctggactggacaccagtggagcggattgctcaggctccggtgtggagcagctgaccggtgcctaaccaggcaccggtggaacaggcacgggctgtgccggactgacgacgcgcaccactgggttggtgcggggagcaggaacaggccggaccgggctggtgacgcgcaccactggcttggtgcagggagcaggaacgggccggaccgggctgacaacgcgcaccactggcttggtgcggggagcaggaacaggccggaccgggctgacgacgcgcaccactggcttggtgcggggagcaggaacgggccggaccgggctgacgacgcgcaccgctggcttggtgcggggagcaggaacaggccggaccgggctggcgacgcgcaccacaggcttggtgcggggagcaggaacgggccggaccgggcttacgacgcgtaccactggcttggtgcggggagcaggaacgggccggaccgggctgacgacgcgcaccactggcttggtgcggggagcaggaacaggccggaccgggctggcgacgcgcaccactggcttggtgcgggaagcaggaacaggccggaccgggctggcgacgcgcaccacaggcttagtgcggggagcaggaacgggccggaccggactggtgacacacaccacttgcttggtgcgaggagcgggactgggtttcctcataaacctccgctccctctgctgcctactcagttcctcttgccgtgcctccacactctccttctccctcatgaccagtgacccccgtaacctagcggcctcctctgctaaccggcttaactgctctatcgcggcctcctgctgcctcgtcgtccacggcgtgagccccccccctaaaaaaatgttGGGCTTCTCTCTCCCCCgtgctcatggcctccatccctcttgccagactctcactcatctcctcccaggtccatcctctctcctcgtcacgctgcttgatccagtcgaggtgggatcttctgtcacgatcgttgtaagaagcggaccaaggcgcagcgtgataggcgtacatcttttaatgagtactttacaccaacaacaaaacaacaaaacgatacgtgaagtctaaaggttcaccaacacaaacctatacagatcaagatcccaccaataactagtgccaacaggctgcctaagtatggttcccaatcagagacaacgagaatcagctgcctctgattgggaaccaccctggccaacatagaaaacacaaactAGAACACAACGTAGAAActcacacatagaaaatccacaccctggctcaacatataagagtccccagagccagggcgtgacagtctggccactctaccataaaggctgattggtggagtgctgcagagatggttgtccttctggaaggttctcccatctccacagaggaactctggaactctgtcagagtgaccatcgggttcttggtcacctccctgaccaaggcccttttcccctgattgctcaatttggccgggcggccagctctaggaagagtcttggtggttccaaacttcttccatttaagaacgatggaggccactgcgttcttggggaccttcaatgctgcagaaatgttttggttcccttccccagatctgtgcctcgatacaatctggtctcggagctctacggacaattccttcgacttcatggcttggtttttgctctgacatgcactgtcaactgtgggacctcatatagacaggtgtgtgcctttccaaatcatgtccaatcaattgaatttaccacaggtggactccaatcaatttgtagaaacatctcaaggatgatcaatggaaacaggatgcacctgagctcaatttcgagtctcatagcaaagggtctgaatacttattgtcacggattctgccgaggctgcccctcctccttgctcgggcaggctgcggcgttcgtcgtcaccggaatactagctactgccgatctatgttatatgtgtctatgttgcacctgttgtctaagtcacacacctgtttcccatttgtgtaatcacgcctaccctatttaacccaggtgctcccaatgtgtcttgtgcgtggttgtttttcaTTTCGTGTGacgtttggtgagcgggttagttccttcctTCGTGAAGGTATTGCTGTGTTGTTTTTCTTTACTcaagttcagtaaagtacgtttcctcgagttctgtgtcctgcgcctgacttcgatccaccgcattacactgacactcgttacaCTTATGTatgtaaggtatttctgttttctattttttataaatttggtaACATTTctttaaacctgttttcactttgtcattatggggtattgtgtgtagattgctgagatttttatttatttaatccattttagaataatgctgtaacgtaacaaaatatggaaaaagtcaaggggtctgaatagtttccgaatgcactgtacatgaaaagtgcaatactgttaatataactttGTGTTAGTGCGGGTTTTCCGTTAACCATATGACATGATGCCTTCATGATATATTGCTTATGACTAGAACAAAATAATGTTTTGGTCAAATTGACTACTGGCAGCTTTGGTGATTACAGTTACTTACTTGCGAGATGAGAATCATATTGTACAAGTCCTCGTTATGCACTGCAATTGGAGCAGACTTTTTAGGCTTTGTATCTTTTACGCTGCTCCTCTTCTTATTGGCTTTCGACTTAGGGGGTGGGGTGTCATGTAGTTCCGCCCGCTGGTCATCAAGCCGACGACCTTGGGAAGTAGCCACCAAGTCAAAGAATTCATCTTTCTGCAGCGAAGTCATTGAGGAGAAATGCACTGTTGGGAATGGAAGGGGAGAAAAGATAGTGGAGACATGCTACATTTAGTGGCCTAGTTCATTTAGTGTCCTAGTTAATCATTCAAACAATATTATTTCAAATTTCACTAATGTACAGAAGACATTCTAATATGTGTCCATGCCACAGTTCTATAATAGAAGTGCTTCAATGGATATTGGTACCATACAGTTATTTACAGATTTTCCCCATCTGCCATTTGAAATGAGTCAGTGTGTCTATGGTGAAACAAGGGAAGCTAATTGCAACAGTTGTTATGTTTACAACAGTCACTTAGTTAGTTATCATTACAGGGAGTTTTTCCCCCCGCTTTATTTCACCTCTGTGGGCTCTGTGGGCTGGAATGTAGGTGTTGGGTTCAGAATggcaccttctcctccctctgaaCGAGCACCGCTGGTCATTGAGTCGTCTTCCTTCTTGCAGAGTAAAGACCAGGTCATACAGCGCGTCTGGGAAATAAGGGGTTAACCGTTGAGCCTGGGAAAGACAGGTGGCAGAAAGAGTGGGCATTATCAAGAACTTCAAAATGGGTGGTATCACTACTCATTTCAAAAACGCTGGCATTTCCACACCTACAAATTCTGTAACCACAAAATGAACCCCTCATTCTTCCACCACTGGTAGGttgtttgttatttttctatATATGAAAGAAAACCCTTCTACATCAAAAACTAATGCTACATCAAAAATGGTAAGACTGGTATTCTGTCACTAAAGGAATTATTGTAATTGTGGGCACAAAGCAAATtgctatatttttttataaaagcaaatgttataaacctgtttttgggCATGCTCTGGGCTCAGCGTATCTTTGGGCAAGTGGTCAAAGGGAAGATGTCTATTTGCGCCAACTTGTAATCCTTGTGATGGTTTGTCCGTCTCCAAATCTTGTTCTGTTATATCCACCATCGCCATCCCCTCTATTTTCGGTCTATCCATTCCTAATCTATCCATCCCTTTAATGTGCTCAACCCcctcctctgtcccagtctctccTTTTGCTTTATTTCTTTGGTTGTCCTTTTTTCTTTTGTCTCCATCTCCACTTTCAGTGTTGGCTTTTCCAATCTGTCCATGTCTGGCAGTGGCATCCTCTTCCACACTGGAGTCTTCATCGTTGTTCTGGCCTGTTATTGGCTCTGTCCCTCCCTCAACAACTCTCTCAACATCCACCTCCTTAATTAGATCCTCCAATTGCTCCTCTTCAGCTGTTTCAACTTTGATCTCTGGGTATTCCATGACAATATCCATTTACGTCTGTCTCAGTGTAAACCTGACAAAAATTAGATAAGACAAATATATCAACTGAAGTTCTATTGTACATTATGAGGATTGTGGAACTGATCTAAGAAAATGTATTAGGTAATCTCTTAGAGTTGATCAAAATGTTAACTCACAACAACACATGTAGAAGACTTCTAGTGTGACACAGACTGAACAGTCACTGTAGCTGTAAGCATAATATGGTATAATCTCAACGGCGGTGTTTATGAAAAACCAGAAGGACTGGTTTCCTGCTAACTTCTTTAAGCACTCAATTCCTATCTTGGATTGTACTTGCCCGCCTGCTAATTATTACCTTATCCACCCACTCTCTCAATAAGTCTATCTTACCTGTGTTTTCCTGGAGTTCAGTTTCTGATAAACATCATTTTCTTGTGTCCACATTGATTAGGTATGGCATCACTGATTCACATGGCAGTTTTCTTCATGAGTACTAATTGCTATCAGTTATGCTTCACATATCCCTGTGACGCGCTCTGacgcgctctctcgctctctctgcctgcctgtcagcCCTCTAGTCTCTTCCTGTTCctcttaccccaacccacccctatTTATTTGCCCCTATCCCTCTGCCTCATGGCATTATAAAATATTACTGTAAAAAGTGAAGTGGTGCGATGTTATCAAATAGCCATGTTTTTAACAAAGCCAAAACTCATCATTTGAGATGAACATCCGAAAGGGGAAATGACTATGAAGTTTTGCTCTGCTCATGTTGCATTTTCAGCAGAACAGCATAGTCAGAAAGCAACATGTTGAAACAGGCACTCTGTTATTCTGAAAGGGGCTGTGGTTTGGCATACTTCCTGTTGACTTGCAGCTAAAGGAGAAGTAGacaaagtgagagaaagagaaagatataTAGTCAGATGTGAGATGTTGATTATTTtaggtgacatgagagaacagaggagagggaaattgTTAATTTGTGTATGTTCATATATGACTTGTCTGAACTATTCTGTAGTTCTAAAATGTGTTCTGCTGTTTATCACCCATTGATGTATGAAACTTTATCACTGTGAATTAATTTGTCAAATCTGTTAATATTATGGAGTGCATGTATTGTCAGTATtgtcccaggtggtgagggtaagcaacaacacatccgccaagcTGACCCtcaaactcttttgactcatcacatacacagctgctactgcttattatctatcctgttctctagtcactttacccctacctagatTTACATATATCTCAATTACCTCCTAGTACCCCTGGACaattcagtggaggctggtgaggggaaaacggctcataataatggctggaacggataaaatggaatggcatcaaacacatggaaaccatgtgtttgatgtatttgataccattccactgattccgctccagtcattaccccGAGCCCGTTcaccccaattaaggtgccaccaacttccTGTGCTGCACATCGACACCTTACtgggttttttatttttttatttaacctttatttaaccaggtaagccagttgagaacaagttctcatttacaactgcgacctgttcaagataaagcaaagcagtgcgataaaaacaacaacacagagttggtaccccgtgtatatagccaagttatctttactcatggtgtatttattcctcgtgttattatttttaaatgtttcGCTCTGCATTGTTGGCCcttaagtaagaatttcactattagtctacacctgttttttaCAAAGCAtgagacaaataaaatgtgattaaaatatttttttcgatGATTTCACCTGTGACCTTATTTTGAAGCTGATGCATTATTAAATTAGCTGATATGAAATCAGAAGATGATCCCTCGCCCATCATGGATGCAAATGCTCATTGTATTAGGCTACTTTGAGATTGAAAGAtacccctcttctctctttctgtttctctctctcacacacacacataggcctacacacaCAGTTGTCTTATAGTTATATCCATCTACCTGATTGTGTAGAAGACTTACTTAGTTTAAAAGTCATAGCTATGAATATCCCTAGTACAGTAGCCTATGTGCTCTGTGTGGAGTACAATTCGAATTTTATGAACATTCTTGTTAGAGACTTTTTCTCTGGTAATCGCTAGGGGACTCTAGTGCAGGCCTGCTCTAGTGTTTGAGTTTTGAAGGGTGTATGACTGTGATTAGTCGCCGGCGCCACTGTGTGCCGCTCAGGATGTTGCAGCAGCAGGCTCTCACTGGCAACGGGCCCTCTAACGGCCGGGGCCTTGGCCTGAGCTCTCACCCCAGTATGCACCCACTAAACTCGGTTCATCCATCTTCCCACCACCGCTCCGACGGAGACCCGGGCCACGAAGGCGCAGAAAATGGACATGAAAGCCGCAGAGACATTGGTGACATATTGCAACAAATCATGACCATCACCGACCAAAGTTTGGACGAAGCGCAAGCAAAGTTAGTCATCATTTTTACTAACTTATTCAGATTTAGTTACACCTTGCTGCAAAGTGGCTCAATGCCCAAGAGTTAGCTAAAGTTTTCagaagttttaaaaaataaaataactttgAAGTGTTTTACTTAGCAAGCTAGGTAGCCAACGTTGCTAGCTACCTAACTGGCTTTGTTTCATGATACGTTGTTTATTAACTGGTTATTACTTCTTCCCCTGGCCTATTTACACGCCATTTGTTGTGAAATTTATAAAACCGATTTTTTTTTGTGGCTAACTCGGAAGAGGGTGAATTCTTGCTAAGCTAAAACTTGccagttggttagctagctagctatgctctAATGCTTTATTGTTAGCCTGGTAACTAGCTAATAATGTGTTACTACTAACGCGATGGCCGGTTAGATTTACATGTATATGAATAGCAAGATATTATAAACTGACTGTGGCCATAATCTTGACATTATCCATTTCATGTTACATTTGTTCTACGAATAAAATGTTAACATATTAGCTACATATTGTAGCTGCTGCTAGCTATAGCATTGtctggctaacgttagcatagCAGGCTGCAGTGAACTCCACGTCCAAATGTCACGAACAACAGAGCCGATGTTTGTTGTTGTCGTGAATGTCatctagctaaagttagctagctatatcAAGCGTGTGTAAGCAGgcagctagctaactaaacaaaTAATTGTCCGTTTTGTTGGTGCCAATTGCTCGTTGctaaatagctagctagataaactagatagctagctaataataacAATCATATTTTTTTCAATCGTCAGAAAACACGCATTGAATTGCCATCGAATGAAACCAGCTTTGTTCAGCGTCTTATGCGAGATcaaagagaaaacaggtaagTTAATTTTAACTAATTGAAACCCTTTGTTTGATTTCAACGTGTAGCTAATTCGTTTAAAAGTTTCGGACCATCTGTGATGAAAACAGAGGAAGATGTTGGCTCCATCACAATAATGAGTTGTGCATGATCCACGCAGTTAAGTTAGATGAAAATTCTCTAACTATTTAACCTTTTCAACAAATATGTATTATGTATGATGACTTTCCTCATTTTGCCGCAAGATGAGCCTTTCTTTATTTGTTTAGTCCACATAGCGCTTCTCCAAGTCTACCTCAGAGGGAGAATATTTgaattcaaaaaatatatataaaagcaacatgtaaagtgttggtcccatgtttcacgagctgaaataaaatatcccagatatgttccatatgcacatttctctcaaatgttgtgcacaaatttgtttacgtagctgttagtgagcatttctcctttgccaagaaaatcaatccacctgacatgtgtggcgtatcaaaaagctgattaaacagcatgatcattacacaggtgcaccttgtgctgaggacaataaaaggccactctaaaatgtgcagttatgtcacacaacactttgccacagatgtctgaagttttgagggagcatccaactggcatgctgactgcaggaatgtccaccagagctgttgccagataaattaaagttatttttttttttacattttagtcatttagcagacgctcttatccagagcgacttacagttagtgcatacattttttttcttcgtactggtcccccgtgggaaacgaacccacaaccctggcattgcaaacgccatgctctaccaactgagctacacgggactaccataatttctctaccataagctgcctccaacgccgttttagagaatttggcagtacgtccaaccaggcTCACAAaagcagaccatgtgtaaccataccagcccaggacctccagatccggcttcttcacctgcaggatcgtctgagaacagccacccggacagctgatgaaactgcggGAAttcacaaccaaagaatttctgcacaaactgtcaaaactgtctcagggaagctcatctgcatgctcgtcgtcctcaccagggtcttgacctgactgcagttcggtgtcgtaaccgacttcagtgggcaaatgctcaccttcgatggccactggcatgctggagaagtgtgctcttcacggatgaatcccggtttcaactgtaccgggcagatggcagacgtgtgtatggcgtcgtgtgggcgagcggtttgctgatgtcaaagttgtgaacagagcgccctatggtggtggtggggttatggtatgggcaggcataagctacggacaatgaacacaattgcattttatcgatgggaatttgaatgcacagagataccgtgacgagatcctgaggcccattgtcgtgccattcatccgccgccatcatctcatgtttcagcatgataatgcacggccccatgtcgcaaggatctgtacacaattcctggaagctgaaaatgtcctagttcttccatggcctgcacaatgtcacccattgagcatgtttgggatgctctggatcgacgtgtacgacagtgtgttccagttcccgccaatatccagcaacttcgcacagccattgaagaggagtgggaaaacattccaGAGGCCACAATAAACAGcccgatcaactctatgcaaaggagatgtgtcgagctgcatgaggcaaatggtggtcacaccagatactgactggttttctgatccaagcccctactttttttttaaggtatctgtgaccaacagatgcatatctgttttcccagtcatgtgaaatccatagattagggcctaatttatttatttcaattgactgatttccttatatgaactgtaactcagtaaaatctttgaaattgttgcatgttgcgtttatatttttgttcagtgtaataggAGACATTGTAACTCTTAATTTACCATGAATCAGATTGACAGACATCTCTTGTTGCAGGCCTATCAATGCGAAATGCTCAGGAGGAAGAATCACAGGACCCACAGCTGGTGCGATTGGACAACATGCTGCTGGCGGAGGGTGTGGCTGGGCCGGAGAAAGGTGGTGGGGCGGCAGCAGCGGTGTCCGCAGCCACCAGCTCCGGAGGGATGTCGCCAGACAGCTCACTGGAGCACTCAGACTACAAAAGCAAGTTGAGCCAGATTCGCAACATCTATCACACTGAGATGGAGAAATATGACCAGGTACTTTTCTAGTAAATTTTTTCTTAAAGCAGTAGGGCAGTCCCACTCCTTTTGTATTGTTTTTTGCTTTATTGAAAAGATAGTAAAGTGTTGGAAAGAcagggaagatggagggagggtgaGTCAAAGAGCAGTGGGCCGATTCGAACTCATATCGACTCTGGCATACATGTGTGCCGGGGTCAGTCGCTGTACTTGATTTGAAGTGGAGGGACTTGACACTTTGCACATACTGAAAATGACACCCTTTAGCGAAGTAAACCAAAATGAGGTGATGTTATAATTTAGGTGAGAtagttgaaggtgaacataaatGACAGACGTCAACAGTATGGGCCCGCTATTGACTTCCATCCATATCTGTCTCcaatcccccccctctctctgtgtctcctgtaggCCTGTAGTGAGTTCACTACCCACGTGATGAACCTGCTGAGGGAGCAGTCGCGTACACGGCCCGTGTCACCACGGGAGATCGAGCGCATGGTGGCCATCATCCACCGcaagttcagctccatccagacACAACTCAAGCAGAGCACCTGCGAGGCCGTCATGATCCTGAGGTCCCGCTTCCTCGACGCCAGGTCAGTGTATAACACTGTTATTGGGGTGACACAACACCTGTCAAAACTTGCCATGACAGTGAATGACAATTCATATACAGGTAGCatttttatgaaaaataaaacattccATAAATGAACAGTGGTTCATGGTCATACCactcatatgtacagtgcataATCATGATATTATGGTGCAGGTTGTGAATGACTGTTGTGTGTCAATATCAGTTGTTACTGTAGTTGTGAAATGTACACTTCTGCCTGGGTTGTATGCCCACTCTCAACTCACTCACCTTTGTGTTGTCAGGCGTAAGAGACGTAACTTCAGCAAGCAGGCGACGGAAGTCCTGAACGAGTATTTCTACTCCCATCTCTCCAACCCCTACCCCAGTGAAGAGGCCAAAGAAGAACTAGCCAAACAGTGTAGCATCACTGTCTCTCAGGTAACCTTTcttcatatactgtatgtctctctctttctgtccttaCTATTAGCTCACCAATTGATACGTCCATATACAGTTGACTCCATTGACCAACCTCTTACTGGCTCTTTACCTGAACAGGTGTGCAACTGGTTTGGCAACAAGAGAATCCGCTACAAGAAGAACATTGGGAAGTTCCAAGAGGAGGCCAACATCTATGCCATGAAGACGGCCATCGTGGCGACACAGAACGAGGACTCTCCAC carries:
- the LOC121566463 gene encoding G-protein-signaling modulator 2-like: MDIVMEYPEIKVETAEEEQLEDLIKEVDVERVVEGGTEPITGQNNDEDSSVEEDATARHGQIGKANTESGDGDKRKKDNQRNKAKGETGTEEGVEHIKGMDRLGMDRPKIEGMAMVDITEQDLETDKPSQGLQVGANRHLPFDHLPKDTLSPEHAQKQAQRLTPYFPDALYDLVFTLQEGRRLNDQRCSFRGRRRCHSEPNTYIPAHRAHRVHFSSMTSLQKDEFFDLVATSQGRRLDDQRAELHDTPPPKSKANKKRSSVKDTKPKKSAPIAVHNEDLYNMILISQAQGRLEEQRSAAPGPMDDEDFFSLLLSVQGGRMEDQRTELPGILGT
- the LOC123484630 gene encoding pre-B-cell leukemia transcription factor 1-like isoform X1; this encodes MLQQQALTGNGPSNGRGLGLSSHPSMHPLNSVHPSSHHRSDGDPGHEGAENGHESRRDIGDILQQIMTITDQSLDEAQAKKHALNCHRMKPALFSVLCEIKEKTGLSMRNAQEEESQDPQLVRLDNMLLAEGVAGPEKGGGAAAAVSAATSSGGMSPDSSLEHSDYKSKLSQIRNIYHTEMEKYDQACSEFTTHVMNLLREQSRTRPVSPREIERMVAIIHRKFSSIQTQLKQSTCEAVMILRSRFLDARRKRRNFSKQATEVLNEYFYSHLSNPYPSEEAKEELAKQCSITVSQVCNWFGNKRIRYKKNIGKFQEEANIYAMKTAIVATQNEDSPHTPNSTGSGGFSLTGPDLFLGVPPMNGEQPVYMGAQTNGNWQGQNTPPSATSPGNDHSGDSD
- the LOC123484630 gene encoding pre-B-cell leukemia transcription factor 2-like isoform X2; amino-acid sequence: MKPALFSVLCEIKEKTGLSMRNAQEEESQDPQLVRLDNMLLAEGVAGPEKGGGAAAAVSAATSSGGMSPDSSLEHSDYKSKLSQIRNIYHTEMEKYDQACSEFTTHVMNLLREQSRTRPVSPREIERMVAIIHRKFSSIQTQLKQSTCEAVMILRSRFLDARRKRRNFSKQATEVLNEYFYSHLSNPYPSEEAKEELAKQCSITVSQVCNWFGNKRIRYKKNIGKFQEEANIYAMKTAIVATQNEDSPHTPNSTGSGGFSLTGPDLFLGVPPMNGEQPVYMGAQTNGNWQGQNTPPSATSPGNDHSGDSD